A genome region from Kogia breviceps isolate mKogBre1 chromosome 13, mKogBre1 haplotype 1, whole genome shotgun sequence includes the following:
- the MTRF1L gene encoding peptide chain release factor 1-like, mitochondrial isoform X1 — protein sequence MRSRFLWSVFRGFGARQAAGSLRRHVSCGSLPLEELFARGGPLRTFLERQGGSEVQLQVRRPELVAVAKLLNEKEHELQEIGHLLHDENEDLRKLAESEITSCQKEIAQLKHQIILLLVPSEETDENDLILEVTAGVGGQEAMLFTSEIFDMYQQYAAFKRWHFETLEYFPSEIGGLRHASASIGGSEAYKHMKFEGGVHRVQRVPKTEKQGRIHTSTMTVAILPQPTEINLVINPKDLRIDTKRASGAGGQHVNTTDSAVRIVHLPTGVVSECQQERSQLKNREMAMKKLRAKLYSLHVEEETSKRYNARKIQIGTKGRSEKIRTYNFPQNRVTDHRINKSLHDLETFMHGEYLLDELVQSLKDYANYESLEQLMNAPFSDLSNSRIQQDAFIQQSSSLHKAQCKPVSPRFTTFPLGLLVSFLNERDIATGY from the exons ATGCGGTCAAGGTTTCTTTGGAGTGTTTTTCGGGGCTTTGGGGCCCGTCAGGCTGCTGGCTCGCTCCGCCGACACGTAAGCTGCGGTAGCCTTCCACTGGAGGAGCTGTTCGCCCGCGGCGGACCCCTACGGACCTTCCTCGAGCGCCAGGGAGGGTCTGAAGTCCAGTTGCAGGTCAGGCGGCCTGAGCTGGTGGCGGTGGCCAAGCTTCTGAACGAGAAGGAGCATGAGCTGCAGGAGATCGGGCACCTGCTACACG atgAAAATGAAGACTTAAGGAAACTTGCAGAGAGTGAAATAACTTCATGTCAGAAAGAAATAGCTCAATTGAAGCATCAG ATTATCTTACTTTTGGTTCCCTCAGAAGAAACGGATGAAAATGATTTGATCCTGGAGGTAACTGCAGGAGTTGGGGGTCAGGAGGCAATGCTGTTTACTTCAGAGATATTTGATATGTATCAGCAGTATGCTGCATTTAAAAGATGGCATTTTGAAACCCTGGAGTATTTTCCAAGTGAAATAG GTGGCCTTAGGCATGCATCTGCCAGCATTGGGGGTTCAGAAGCCTATAAGCACATGAAATTTGAAGGAGGTGTGCACCGAGTTCAGAGAGTGCCCAAGACAGAGAAGCAGGGCCGCATCCACACCAGCACCATGACTGTGGCGATCTTACCCCAACCCACTGAG ATTAATCTGGTGATTAATCCTAAAGATTTGAGGATTGATACTAAGCGAGCCAGTGGAGCTGGGGGGCAGCACGTAAATACCACAGACAGTGCTGTCCGGATAGTTCACCTCCCGACAG GTGTTGTTTCCGAATGCCAACAAGAGAGATCTCAACTGAAAAATAGAGAGATGGCTATGAAAAAGTTACGTGCAAAACTATACAGCCTGCATGTAGAAGAAGAAACAAGTAAACGATACAATGCTAGAAAGATTCAG attgGCACTAAAGGAAGGTCAGAGAAAATAAGAACATACAATTTTCCACAGAACCGGGTCACAGATCACAGAATAAACAAGTCACTTCATGATCTTGAAACTTTCATGCACGGAGAGTACCTACTGGATGAACTTGTACAGTCACTGAAGGATTATGCTAATTATGAATCTTTG GAACAGCTGATGAATGCCCCTTTTAGTGACCTAAGCAACTCAAGAATACAGCAAGACGCGTTCATTCAGCAGTCATCGTCACTGCACAAGGCCCAATGCAAGCCTGTGTCTCCCAGATTTACCACTTTCCCCTTGGgtcttttggtttcctttttgaaTGAAAGGGACATAGCCACAGGTTATTAA
- the MTRF1L gene encoding peptide chain release factor 1-like, mitochondrial isoform X2, with translation MLFTSEIFDMYQQYAAFKRWHFETLEYFPSEIGGLRHASASIGGSEAYKHMKFEGGVHRVQRVPKTEKQGRIHTSTMTVAILPQPTEINLVINPKDLRIDTKRASGAGGQHVNTTDSAVRIVHLPTGVVSECQQERSQLKNREMAMKKLRAKLYSLHVEEETSKRYNARKIQIGTKGRSEKIRTYNFPQNRVTDHRINKSLHDLETFMHGEYLLDELVQSLKDYANYESLVEIISNKV, from the exons ATGCTGTTTACTTCAGAGATATTTGATATGTATCAGCAGTATGCTGCATTTAAAAGATGGCATTTTGAAACCCTGGAGTATTTTCCAAGTGAAATAG GTGGCCTTAGGCATGCATCTGCCAGCATTGGGGGTTCAGAAGCCTATAAGCACATGAAATTTGAAGGAGGTGTGCACCGAGTTCAGAGAGTGCCCAAGACAGAGAAGCAGGGCCGCATCCACACCAGCACCATGACTGTGGCGATCTTACCCCAACCCACTGAG ATTAATCTGGTGATTAATCCTAAAGATTTGAGGATTGATACTAAGCGAGCCAGTGGAGCTGGGGGGCAGCACGTAAATACCACAGACAGTGCTGTCCGGATAGTTCACCTCCCGACAG GTGTTGTTTCCGAATGCCAACAAGAGAGATCTCAACTGAAAAATAGAGAGATGGCTATGAAAAAGTTACGTGCAAAACTATACAGCCTGCATGTAGAAGAAGAAACAAGTAAACGATACAATGCTAGAAAGATTCAG attgGCACTAAAGGAAGGTCAGAGAAAATAAGAACATACAATTTTCCACAGAACCGGGTCACAGATCACAGAATAAACAAGTCACTTCATGATCTTGAAACTTTCATGCACGGAGAGTACCTACTGGATGAACTTGTACAGTCACTGAAGGATTATGCTAATTATGAATCTTTGGTAGAAATTATTTCCAACAAAGTTTAA